A single window of Archangium gephyra DNA harbors:
- a CDS encoding bifunctional ADP-dependent NAD(P)H-hydrate dehydratase/NAD(P)H-hydrate epimerase has product MRRVLTAARMRAADQAAEARFGMPSPLLMENAGRWLADAARELGTTALRYVVVCGPGNNGGDGLVAARFLHISGLRVTLVLVGDRAKLTPESQRNLHALEPYKLQPQPIGSVEARAGDVVVDALFGTGLTRAPAGEFAEAIQHMLRWRAAGAKVVAADIPSGLHTDTGEPFTPCVEADITVTFGFYKQGQVLEPGATLCGDLRCVDIGIPPEAATPQEGRELFLLEEADARGTIAPRRSDTHKGSYGHVLVVAGSHGKSGAAAMSALGALRGGAGLVTVATRSEVVESVLGHAPEVMGWPLENRGPLGMADLEPLLEAAAKKDVLVIGPGIPRGDETVKLLGELLSRVDVPAVLDADALNAVATDLEVLRRAKGPVVLTPHPGEMSRLTGVPTKDLQKARVEVSRDFARTHEVTLVLKGARTLIAHQDGTVYVNPTGNPGMATGGMGDVLSGLLGALLAQGLKLPEAAWTGVYAHGLSADLMVARRGRMGLIATDVAKGMCNVWTRWNR; this is encoded by the coding sequence ATGCGCCGTGTCCTCACCGCCGCCCGGATGCGCGCGGCCGACCAGGCCGCCGAAGCCCGTTTCGGCATGCCCTCGCCGCTGCTGATGGAGAACGCCGGCCGGTGGCTGGCGGACGCGGCGCGCGAGCTGGGCACCACCGCCTTGCGGTACGTGGTGGTGTGCGGGCCCGGCAATAACGGTGGGGATGGGCTGGTGGCGGCGCGCTTCCTCCACATCTCCGGCCTGCGCGTGACGCTGGTGCTGGTGGGAGACCGGGCGAAGCTGACGCCCGAGTCCCAGCGCAACCTGCACGCGCTGGAGCCGTACAAGCTCCAGCCCCAGCCAATCGGCTCGGTGGAGGCGAGGGCGGGGGACGTGGTGGTGGATGCGCTCTTCGGCACGGGGCTCACCCGGGCCCCGGCGGGGGAGTTCGCCGAGGCCATCCAGCACATGCTCCGCTGGCGCGCGGCCGGGGCGAAGGTGGTGGCCGCGGACATCCCCTCGGGGCTGCACACGGACACCGGCGAGCCCTTCACCCCCTGCGTCGAGGCGGACATCACCGTCACCTTCGGCTTCTACAAGCAGGGGCAGGTGCTGGAGCCCGGTGCCACCCTGTGCGGTGACCTGCGGTGCGTGGACATCGGCATTCCTCCCGAGGCCGCCACCCCCCAGGAGGGCCGGGAGCTGTTCCTCCTCGAGGAGGCGGACGCGCGAGGCACCATCGCTCCGCGCCGCTCGGACACGCACAAGGGGAGCTACGGGCACGTGCTGGTGGTGGCCGGCAGTCACGGCAAGTCCGGCGCGGCGGCCATGTCCGCCCTGGGTGCGCTGCGCGGTGGCGCGGGGCTCGTCACCGTGGCCACCCGCTCCGAGGTGGTGGAGTCGGTGCTCGGCCACGCGCCCGAGGTGATGGGCTGGCCCCTGGAGAACCGGGGGCCGCTCGGGATGGCGGACCTGGAGCCGTTGCTGGAGGCGGCGGCGAAAAAGGACGTGCTCGTCATCGGCCCGGGCATTCCCCGCGGCGACGAGACGGTGAAGCTGCTGGGGGAGCTGCTCTCCCGCGTGGATGTGCCCGCCGTGCTGGACGCGGACGCGCTCAATGCCGTCGCCACCGACCTGGAGGTGCTCCGCCGGGCGAAGGGGCCGGTGGTGCTCACCCCGCACCCGGGGGAGATGTCTCGCCTCACCGGCGTGCCCACGAAGGACCTGCAGAAGGCCCGGGTGGAGGTGTCCCGGGACTTCGCGCGCACCCACGAGGTGACCCTGGTCCTCAAGGGCGCGCGGACCCTCATCGCGCACCAGGATGGCACCGTGTACGTCAACCCCACGGGCAACCCGGGCATGGCCACCGGGGGCATGGGTGATGTGCTGAGCGGATTGCTGGGCGCGTTGCTGGCGCAGGGCCTGAAGCTCCCCGAGGCCGCGTGGACGGGCGTGTACGCGCACGGGTTGTCGGCGGACCTGATGGTGGCCCGGCGTGGGCGGATGGGACTGATCGCCACGGACGTGGCCAAGGGGATGTGCAACGTGTGGACGAGGTGGAACCGATGA
- the acpS gene encoding holo-ACP synthase has protein sequence MAILGLGMDICSVERIQRILDGPRAERFLERVYTKAERDLCGARADAASAYAARFAAKEALVKALGAPPGLTWQDMEVVREGGPPRFRLSGVALAEMEKRRAEALLALTHDAGVAAATVILQDRS, from the coding sequence ATGGCAATCCTCGGCCTGGGGATGGACATCTGCTCGGTGGAGCGCATCCAGCGCATCCTGGATGGGCCGCGCGCCGAGCGTTTCCTCGAGCGCGTGTACACGAAGGCGGAGCGGGACCTGTGTGGCGCGCGGGCGGATGCCGCGAGTGCCTACGCGGCCCGCTTCGCCGCCAAGGAGGCCCTGGTGAAGGCGCTGGGCGCCCCGCCGGGCCTCACCTGGCAGGACATGGAAGTGGTGCGCGAGGGCGGCCCGCCCCGGTTCCGCCTCTCGGGGGTGGCGCTCGCGGAGATGGAGAAGCGGCGCGCGGAGGCCCTCCTCGCGCTCACCCATGACGCCGGAGTCGCCGCCGCGACGGTGATTCTGCAAGACAGGAGCTGA
- a CDS encoding pyridoxine 5'-phosphate synthase, translating to MGQRLGVNVDHVATLRQARRTTYPDPVTAAAMAELAGAGQITIHLREDRRHIQERDLRILRETVQTLLNLEMAATQEMVKIAYEHKPDVVTLVPERREELTTEGGLDVAGQRDHIAKIIKNLKDGEITVSLFIDPDLDQVRASHKVNADRIELHTGRYCEARNERERARELSRIVDAAKAAARLGMSVAAGHGLNYDNVLPIARIQEIDELNIGHSIVARAVLVGFERAVREMFELMRNPG from the coding sequence ATGGGACAGCGATTGGGTGTGAATGTGGACCACGTGGCCACGCTGCGTCAGGCGCGGCGGACCACGTATCCGGATCCGGTGACGGCGGCGGCCATGGCCGAGCTGGCCGGTGCCGGGCAGATCACCATCCACCTGCGCGAGGACCGGCGCCACATCCAGGAGCGCGACCTGCGCATCCTCCGGGAGACGGTCCAGACGCTGCTCAACCTGGAGATGGCCGCCACCCAGGAGATGGTGAAGATCGCCTACGAGCACAAGCCGGACGTGGTGACGCTCGTGCCCGAGCGGCGCGAGGAGCTCACCACCGAGGGCGGGCTCGACGTGGCCGGCCAGCGCGACCACATCGCGAAGATCATCAAGAACCTCAAGGACGGGGAGATCACCGTCTCGCTGTTCATCGACCCGGACCTGGACCAGGTGCGCGCGTCGCACAAGGTGAACGCGGACCGGATTGAGCTGCACACCGGGCGCTACTGCGAGGCGCGCAACGAGCGCGAGCGGGCGCGGGAGCTGAGCCGCATCGTCGACGCGGCGAAGGCGGCGGCGCGGCTGGGCATGAGCGTGGCCGCGGGCCACGGGCTCAACTACGACAACGTGCTGCCCATCGCTCGCATCCAGGAGATCGACGAGCTGAACATCGGGCACTCCATCGTCGCTCGGGCCGTGCTGGTGGGCTTCGAGCGGGCGGTGCGGGAGATGTTCGAGCTGATGCGCAACCCGGGGTAG
- the tsaE gene encoding tRNA (adenosine(37)-N6)-threonylcarbamoyltransferase complex ATPase subunit type 1 TsaE, which yields MSTPTLSRTLLSRSPEETHRLGLRLGQLLQPGDFVGLVGDLGAGKTHLVRGVAEGAGVSRSEVASPTFAIVYPYRGRLPLYHADLYRLADYDELYATGFLDLVGGDGAVLVEWLDRIPQAAPREFLRITLRDAGEDSRELVVEAWGVRPAELLKAWLPAER from the coding sequence ATGAGCACGCCCACGCTGAGCCGCACGCTGCTCTCGCGCTCGCCCGAGGAGACCCACCGCCTGGGGCTGAGACTCGGGCAGTTACTCCAGCCCGGGGACTTCGTGGGGCTGGTGGGCGATCTGGGCGCGGGCAAGACGCACCTGGTGCGCGGCGTGGCCGAGGGCGCGGGCGTCTCCCGCTCGGAGGTAGCGAGCCCCACCTTCGCCATCGTCTACCCGTACCGGGGCCGGCTGCCGCTGTACCACGCGGACCTCTATCGGTTGGCCGACTACGACGAGCTGTACGCCACGGGCTTCCTGGATCTGGTGGGCGGGGACGGCGCGGTGCTGGTCGAGTGGCTGGACAGGATTCCCCAGGCCGCGCCTCGCGAGTTCCTGCGCATCACCCTCCGGGACGCGGGCGAGGACTCCCGTGAGCTGGTGGTGGAGGCCTGGGGCGTCCGGCCCGCGGAGCTGCTGAAGGCGTGGCTGCCCGCGGAACGCTGA
- the glmM gene encoding phosphoglucosamine mutase: MAYRMNMPPKEERASQRLFGTDGVRGVANVYPMTAEVAMQLGRALAHLIRNGPHRHRVIIGKDTRLSGYMLEQALAAGLTSMGVDVDLVGPLPTPGIANLTTSMRADAGAVISASHNPYQDNGIKFFWRDGFKLPDETEAKIEELVASGAIDSIRPTATKIGRAFRLEDARGRYIVFLKTCFPRELTLEGMTIVVDCANGAAYKTAPAVLEELGAKVIALGVQPDGKNINHKCGALHPENLSRAVVKHGAHLGIALDGDADRLIVVDEKGNVVDGDAIMAICTGELVTRKELKKKTLVSTVMSNIGLERAVARWGVKVVRTKVGDRYVVEEMRRNGYNIGGEQSGHLIFSDHTTTGDGTLAALQLLAVMCRQQKPVSELASIFQPVPQTLVNVVVKQKRELGELPTVMKAIQDVEKKLGKDGRVLVRFSGTEPKARVLIEGIDAARNEQYAREIAEALSKALNG, translated from the coding sequence ATGGCCTACAGGATGAACATGCCCCCGAAGGAAGAGCGGGCCTCGCAGCGGCTTTTCGGTACCGACGGTGTCCGGGGCGTCGCCAACGTCTACCCGATGACCGCGGAAGTCGCGATGCAGCTGGGCCGTGCGCTCGCGCACCTCATCCGCAACGGGCCCCACCGGCACCGCGTCATCATCGGCAAGGACACCCGGTTGTCCGGCTACATGCTGGAGCAGGCGCTCGCCGCGGGCCTCACCTCCATGGGCGTGGATGTGGACCTGGTGGGTCCGCTGCCCACCCCGGGCATCGCCAACCTCACCACCTCGATGCGGGCGGACGCGGGCGCCGTCATCTCCGCCTCCCACAACCCGTACCAGGACAACGGCATCAAGTTCTTCTGGCGCGACGGCTTCAAGCTGCCGGACGAGACCGAGGCGAAGATTGAAGAGCTGGTGGCCAGCGGCGCCATCGACTCCATCCGCCCCACCGCGACGAAGATCGGCCGGGCCTTCCGCCTGGAGGACGCCCGCGGCCGCTACATCGTCTTCCTCAAGACGTGCTTCCCCCGCGAGCTGACGCTGGAGGGGATGACCATCGTCGTCGACTGCGCCAACGGCGCCGCCTACAAGACGGCCCCCGCGGTGCTCGAGGAGCTGGGCGCCAAGGTGATTGCCCTGGGCGTGCAGCCGGACGGCAAGAACATCAACCACAAGTGCGGCGCGCTCCACCCGGAGAACCTGTCGCGCGCGGTGGTCAAGCACGGGGCCCACCTGGGTATCGCCCTGGACGGCGACGCGGACCGCCTCATCGTCGTGGACGAGAAGGGCAACGTGGTGGATGGCGACGCCATCATGGCCATCTGCACCGGCGAGCTCGTCACCCGCAAGGAGCTCAAGAAGAAGACGCTCGTCTCCACGGTGATGAGCAACATCGGCCTGGAGCGGGCGGTGGCTCGCTGGGGCGTGAAGGTGGTCCGCACCAAGGTGGGTGACCGCTACGTCGTCGAGGAGATGCGCAGGAACGGCTACAACATCGGCGGCGAGCAGAGCGGCCACCTCATCTTCTCGGACCACACCACCACGGGCGACGGCACCCTGGCCGCGCTCCAGCTCCTGGCCGTCATGTGCCGCCAGCAGAAGCCGGTGAGCGAGCTGGCCTCCATCTTCCAGCCGGTGCCGCAGACGCTCGTCAACGTGGTGGTCAAGCAGAAGCGCGAGCTGGGCGAGCTGCCCACCGTGATGAAGGCCATCCAGGACGTGGAGAAGAAGCTGGGCAAGGACGGCCGGGTGCTGGTGCGCTTCTCCGGTACCGAGCCCAAGGCCCGCGTCCTCATCGAGGGCATCGACGCCGCGCGCAACGAGCAGTACGCCCGGGAGATCGCCGAGGCGCTCTCCAAGGCTCTGAACGGTTGA